The following proteins come from a genomic window of Carassius auratus strain Wakin chromosome 18, ASM336829v1, whole genome shotgun sequence:
- the fbxo36a gene encoding F-box only protein 36a, translating to MVTTKRQNMASLLSETLFETAGQGPPPSKDFYQFIITQNEVIWRWWKISVRSEFRGAPPGEIKHLHCDFLNDAQLQEQLAAVFGTRILDYSLALCRGHVDYLERLPDKLLLKILSYMPLQDTGRLSQTSSRFRKLCNSEEIWRQAVRDHCDMITEDMEMLANVMGWKNIFFKFYYNKEHDGTACPAEEEDKANTESP from the exons ATGGTAACCACTAAGCGTCAAAATATGGCGTCTCTGCTGAGTGAGACGCTGTTTGAAACCGCTGGACAAGGCCCTCCTCCCTCTAAAGACTTCTACCAGTTTATTATCACACAAAACGAG GTGATATGGAGGTGGTGGAAGATTTCCGTTCGGTCTGAGTTCAGAGGAGCCCCACCTGGAGAGATCAAACACCTCCACTGTGACTTTCTGAATGATGCACAGCTGCAGG AGCAGCTAGCTGCAGTGTTTGGCACCAGGATCCTGGACTACAGTTTGGCTCTGTGTCGAGGGCATGTTGACTATCTGGAACGTTTACCTGACAAGCTGCTCCTTAAAATCCTTTCCTACATGCCCTTGCAGGACACTGGCCGCCTCAGCCAAACCTCAAGCAGGTTTAGGAAG CTGTGTAACTCGGAGGAGATCTGGAGGCAGGCTGTGAGGGATCACTGTGATATGATAACTGAAGACATGGAGATGCTTGCCAATGTCATGGGATGGAAGAACATCTTCTTtaagttttactataataaagaACATGACGGCACGGCCTGTCCTGCAGAGGAAGAAGATAAAGCCAATACTGAATCGCCATGA